In Streptococcus uberis, a single window of DNA contains:
- a CDS encoding ABC transporter permease/substrate binding protein, whose product MDNFLQTKLPVAKLVENITEWLTGTFSGLFNVIQLVGSYMMDWVTNALLFINPLLFILLVTVAVYFLARKKWPLPVFTFLGLLFIYNQGLWVHLINTFTLVLVASFISIIIGIPLGIWMAKSSTVRHIINPILDFMQTMPAFVYLIPAVAFFGIGMVPGVFASVIFALPPTVRFTNLGIREISKELIEASDAFGSTAKQKLLKVELPLAKNTIMAGINQTMMLALSMVVTGSMIGAPGLGREVLSALQHADIGTGFVSGLALVILAIVLDRTTQSINSPQENKAAASKTNKWVGLAALAVFLVGALGHTVTTLASGSGEKGQKVKIAYMQWDSEIASTNVIAEVLKEEGYQVDITPLDNAVMWQTVANGNADFTVSPWLPVTQAEHMKKYKDKIDDLGPNLKGTKLGLVVPTYMKDVNSIEDLSDQAKKKITGIEPGAGITTATQKTLKAYSNLSDWELVLSSTGAMTTSLDQAIKNKEEIIVTGWSPHWMFSKYDLKYLEDPKKTLGGEENIQTIARLGLKKDMPKLYKIIDKFHWTTADMESVMLDMNNGMKPEDAAKKWVKANKDKVSKWVN is encoded by the coding sequence TTGGATAATTTTTTACAAACAAAATTACCAGTGGCTAAGCTGGTAGAAAACATTACGGAGTGGTTGACAGGAACATTTTCTGGATTGTTTAATGTCATTCAGCTAGTAGGAAGTTACATGATGGACTGGGTCACAAATGCCCTTCTCTTCATCAACCCCCTACTTTTTATCCTTTTAGTAACAGTAGCGGTATACTTTTTAGCAAGAAAAAAATGGCCTTTACCCGTCTTTACCTTTTTAGGATTGCTCTTTATCTATAATCAAGGTTTATGGGTTCATTTGATCAATACCTTTACCCTGGTTTTGGTAGCTAGTTTCATTTCTATTATTATCGGTATTCCGTTAGGAATCTGGATGGCCAAAAGTTCTACAGTTAGACATATTATTAATCCTATTTTAGACTTTATGCAAACCATGCCGGCTTTCGTTTATTTAATTCCAGCAGTAGCCTTCTTTGGTATTGGTATGGTTCCGGGTGTCTTCGCATCGGTAATCTTTGCCCTACCACCAACAGTTCGTTTTACAAACTTAGGAATTCGTGAGATTTCTAAAGAATTAATTGAAGCTTCTGACGCCTTTGGATCAACGGCAAAACAAAAATTACTAAAAGTTGAATTGCCACTGGCTAAAAACACAATAATGGCTGGTATTAATCAGACCATGATGCTTGCACTTTCTATGGTAGTAACAGGATCCATGATTGGAGCACCAGGTCTAGGTCGTGAAGTTCTCTCAGCTCTTCAACATGCTGATATTGGTACAGGATTTGTATCAGGTCTTGCGCTCGTTATTTTAGCCATTGTCTTGGATCGTACGACCCAAAGCATTAATAGTCCACAAGAAAATAAAGCTGCTGCATCTAAAACCAATAAGTGGGTGGGATTAGCGGCCTTAGCAGTCTTTCTCGTTGGTGCTCTTGGTCATACTGTGACCACCTTGGCTTCGGGTTCAGGAGAAAAAGGTCAGAAAGTCAAAATTGCCTATATGCAATGGGACTCTGAGATTGCTTCTACCAACGTTATTGCGGAAGTTCTTAAAGAAGAAGGCTATCAAGTTGACATCACGCCACTGGATAATGCGGTCATGTGGCAAACAGTAGCCAATGGCAATGCCGACTTCACAGTTAGCCCATGGTTACCGGTGACACAAGCTGAGCACATGAAAAAATATAAGGATAAGATTGATGATTTAGGACCAAATCTTAAAGGTACAAAACTTGGGCTTGTCGTTCCAACTTATATGAAAGACGTCAACAGTATTGAAGACTTATCAGATCAGGCCAAGAAGAAAATCACAGGAATTGAGCCTGGTGCTGGGATCACAACAGCTACCCAAAAGACACTTAAGGCTTATTCCAACCTATCTGATTGGGAATTAGTACTTTCGTCTACAGGGGCGATGACAACGTCTCTAGACCAAGCTATTAAAAATAAAGAAGAAATTATTGTAACGGGTTGGTCACCCCACTGGATGTTCTCAAAATATGATTTGAAATATTTGGAAGACCCTAAGAAAACTCTTGGCGGTGAAGAAAATATTCAAACCATCGCTCGTTTAGGCTTGAAAAAGGACATGCCAAAACTTTATAAGATTATTGATAAATTCCATTGGACAACAGCTGATATGGAATCGGTCATGTTAGATATGAACAATGGTATGAAACCAGAAGATGCTGCTAAAAAATGGGTGAAAGCCAATAAAGACAAAGTATCTAAATGGGTCAACTAA